A single window of Bacteroidota bacterium DNA harbors:
- a CDS encoding outer membrane beta-barrel protein, whose product MFHPRIVIFLLFLATVSYSVAQQKTDYKGESEFDLKNYKGDPRDRLILEVNYTNWLGAPKNIKSDWKCVGFNFASMFDKPFGTSNFSLGFGLGIYVHNFSSNADFILKLDSNNQNATTVLQPRTTPYIANRYNERSFEIPVELRFRTKSATMFKVMLGGKIGYVISDFKKTDDADGRVRRYNLPNINRLRYGVNFRIGIEQICLTGCYYLSEVFTDNGPRGVHPFSIGIAIIPY is encoded by the coding sequence ATGTTTCACCCACGAATTGTTATATTTCTTCTGTTTCTCGCCACAGTTTCTTATTCTGTAGCTCAGCAAAAAACAGACTACAAAGGAGAATCGGAATTTGATTTAAAAAACTACAAAGGGGATCCACGCGACCGATTAATTTTAGAAGTTAACTATACAAATTGGCTAGGAGCACCCAAGAATATTAAATCTGATTGGAAGTGCGTTGGATTTAACTTCGCCTCTATGTTTGATAAACCTTTCGGTACTTCAAATTTCAGCTTAGGGTTTGGTTTAGGAATTTATGTACACAACTTTAGTTCAAACGCGGATTTTATTTTAAAGCTTGATAGCAATAATCAAAATGCAACAACTGTTTTACAACCTCGCACAACGCCTTACATCGCCAACCGTTATAACGAAAGAAGTTTTGAAATTCCGGTTGAATTACGATTCAGAACAAAATCAGCCACCATGTTTAAAGTTATGTTAGGCGGAAAAATAGGATATGTTATTTCGGATTTTAAGAAAACTGACGATGCAGACGGTAGAGTTAGACGTTACAATCTGCCTAATATTAATCGTTTGAGATATGGTGTTAATTTCAGAATAGGAATTGAACAAATTTGTTTAACCGGATGTTATTACCTGAGTGAAGTATTCACTGACAATGGTCCGCGTGGCGTTCATCCATTTTCTATTGGCATTGCAATTATACCCTACTAA
- a CDS encoding DUF59 domain-containing protein: MAAIIITKNTELMQRVIDEIKTCFDPEIPVDVWELGLIYELELNDENELKITMTLTSPNCPAAESLPAEVENKCKLLPGIKSTELKLTFEPTWTKEMMSEVAQLELGFM; encoded by the coding sequence ATGGCTGCAATAATAATAACAAAAAACACCGAACTCATGCAACGGGTGATTGATGAAATCAAAACCTGTTTCGACCCGGAAATTCCTGTGGATGTATGGGAATTAGGATTGATTTATGAATTGGAATTGAATGACGAGAACGAATTAAAAATCACCATGACTTTAACTTCACCAAATTGTCCGGCGGCAGAGAGCTTACCGGCTGAGGTGGAAAATAAATGCAAGTTGTTGCCGGGTATTAAGTCAACCGAATTGAAATTAACTTTCGAACCAACCTGGACGAAAGAAATGATGAGTGAAGTAGCGCAATTGGAATTGGGTTTTATGTAA
- the sufB gene encoding Fe-S cluster assembly protein SufB, protein MTMSNEILKEHIDSEYKWGFTTNIDADTAPKGLNEDIIRFISAKKKEPSWLLDYRLKAFKHWKNMVEPEWAHVQYTKPDFQDIIYYSAPKVKPTLESLDQVDPELLKTFEKLGISLEEQKRLSGVQSNIAVDAVFDSVSVKTTFRETLAEKGVIFCSFSEAVQEHPELVKKYMGMVVPHTDNFYAALNAAVFSDGSFCYIPKGVRCPMELSTYFRINSAGTGQFERTLIVADEDSYVSYLEGCTAPSRDENQLHAAVVEIIAHKNAEVKYSTVQNWYPGDKDGKGGVYNFVTKRGICLEANSKISWTQVETGSAVTWKYPSVILKGDNSVGEFYSVAVTNNYQQADTGTKMIHIGKNTRSTIISKGISAGFSNNSYRGLVQIRKGASNARNFSQCDSLLMSDKCGAHTFPYIEIKDKSGIVEHEATTSKIGEDQIFYCKQRGIDTEKAIGLIVNGYCKEVLNKLPMEFAVEAQKLLAISLEGSVG, encoded by the coding sequence ATAACAATGTCAAACGAAATTCTAAAAGAACACATCGATTCCGAATATAAGTGGGGATTTACAACTAACATTGATGCCGATACTGCACCTAAAGGTTTAAATGAAGACATCATTCGTTTTATTTCTGCAAAGAAAAAAGAACCATCTTGGTTATTGGATTATCGATTAAAAGCTTTCAAACACTGGAAGAATATGGTGGAGCCGGAATGGGCCCACGTTCAATATACAAAACCTGATTTTCAGGATATCATTTATTATTCGGCACCAAAAGTCAAACCAACGCTCGAAAGTTTGGATCAGGTAGATCCTGAACTCTTAAAAACTTTCGAAAAATTGGGAATTTCTCTCGAAGAACAAAAACGTTTATCGGGAGTACAAAGTAATATTGCAGTTGACGCTGTATTTGATAGTGTATCCGTAAAAACTACATTCAGAGAAACACTGGCCGAAAAAGGAGTTATATTTTGTTCGTTCAGCGAAGCTGTTCAGGAACATCCTGAATTGGTAAAAAAATACATGGGCATGGTTGTGCCGCACACTGATAATTTTTATGCCGCATTAAATGCTGCGGTTTTTAGTGACGGCTCTTTCTGCTACATTCCAAAAGGTGTGCGTTGTCCGATGGAATTATCAACTTACTTCCGTATTAATTCTGCGGGTACCGGACAATTCGAACGTACTTTAATTGTAGCCGATGAAGATTCTTATGTTTCTTATCTCGAAGGATGCACTGCGCCTTCACGCGACGAAAATCAATTGCATGCGGCTGTCGTAGAAATTATCGCGCATAAAAACGCGGAAGTAAAATACAGCACCGTGCAAAATTGGTATCCGGGCGATAAAGATGGAAAAGGCGGCGTTTACAATTTCGTTACGAAGCGTGGCATCTGCTTAGAAGCTAATTCAAAAATCAGCTGGACACAAGTAGAAACCGGTTCTGCGGTAACCTGGAAATATCCTTCTGTGATTTTAAAAGGTGATAATAGTGTTGGGGAATTTTATTCGGTAGCTGTTACCAATAATTACCAGCAAGCTGATACCGGCACAAAAATGATTCACATCGGAAAAAACACGCGCTCTACAATTATATCAAAAGGAATTTCTGCAGGATTCAGTAATAATAGTTATCGTGGCTTGGTTCAGATTCGTAAAGGCGCAAGCAATGCACGAAATTTTTCTCAATGCGATAGTTTATTAATGAGTGACAAATGCGGAGCACATACTTTTCCTTACATTGAGATAAAAGATAAGTCGGGAATTGTAGAACACGAAGCTACAACAAGTAAAATCGGGGAAGATCAGATTTTTTATTGCAAGCAACGAGGTATCGATACTGAAAAGGCCATTGGACTCATTGTAAACGGTTATTGCAAAGAAGTGTTGAATAAATTACCAATGGAGTTCGCAGTAGAAGCACAAAAATTATTAGCGATTAGTTTAGAAGGTAGCGTAGGATAG
- the sufC gene encoding Fe-S cluster assembly ATPase SufC has protein sequence MITIKNLHANVGDKEILKGINLEVKAGEVHAIMGPNGSGKSTLSGVLAGKEDYDVTDGEVTFNGKNLLEMSPEDRAREGLFLAFQYPVEIPGVSNINFLKTALNEIRTYHGKEEIAAKDFLALVKEKQKLVELDAKLANRSVNEGFSGGEKKRNEIFQMAMLEPKLAILDETDSGLDIDALRIVANGVNKLKSKDNATIVITHYQRLLDYIVPDFVHILYKGKIVKSGGKELALELEAKGYDEIKKQFENA, from the coding sequence ATGATAACAATTAAAAATTTGCATGCCAATGTTGGCGATAAAGAAATTTTGAAAGGCATTAATCTCGAAGTAAAAGCGGGCGAAGTGCATGCGATTATGGGGCCTAACGGCTCAGGAAAATCAACCTTGTCCGGTGTTTTAGCAGGTAAAGAAGATTACGATGTAACAGACGGAGAAGTTACTTTCAATGGTAAAAACTTGTTGGAAATGTCGCCTGAAGATCGCGCGCGCGAAGGATTATTTTTAGCGTTTCAATATCCGGTGGAAATTCCGGGTGTGAGTAATATTAACTTTTTAAAAACTGCTTTAAATGAAATCCGCACCTATCACGGCAAGGAGGAAATTGCAGCAAAAGATTTTCTTGCATTGGTAAAAGAAAAGCAAAAGCTGGTTGAGCTCGACGCTAAATTAGCGAACCGCAGCGTAAATGAAGGATTCAGTGGTGGCGAGAAAAAGCGAAACGAAATTTTTCAAATGGCTATGTTGGAACCGAAACTGGCTATTTTAGATGAAACCGATAGCGGATTGGATATCGATGCTTTACGTATTGTAGCGAATGGCGTTAATAAGTTAAAATCGAAAGACAATGCAACCATCGTAATTACGCATTATCAACGCTTGCTGGATTATATCGTTCCTGATTTTGTTCATATTCTATATAAAGGAAAAATCGTAAAATCGGGCGGGAAAGAATTAGCATTGGAGTTGGAAGCAAAAGGTTACGATGAAATTAAAAAACAATTTGAAAACGCATAA
- the sufD gene encoding Fe-S cluster assembly protein SufD: MSIVDSKTSVTQNILDALGKSGNKTAFIPDAALVSAIRFIEEKGFPNAKVEDYKYCNIEAVLRRDFKSLEYDFNSIKSVHAYKLNNTFTIVVVNGTYSPELSDKAEGFVLSPFDQTNSTQTHISSLAVPDADALVAVNTAFSNNGFYLQIKGVVKKPIHVINIGSVKKNAFVNPRQMIVLENNAEATLIESFVSYNNSANIFTNHVSEVTLGENAKLNSYRLQYEDLHSFQVNTTQVKVSRYANYATNTFTFGGSLVRNNLNVVLASDLCEAHLNGLFVAKGNQLIDNHTLVDHQMPNCQSNELYKGIAKDKSTGIFNGKIYVRKDAQKTNAYQSSKNILLSDDATINTKPQLEIYADDVKCSHGTSTGKVDEQALFYLKARGIGEMSARKLLLQAFAQEVIDKIEIEELQHRVLNLFEQHLK; encoded by the coding sequence ATGAGCATAGTAGATTCAAAAACATCCGTTACTCAAAACATTCTTGATGCTTTAGGTAAATCAGGGAATAAAACCGCGTTTATACCCGATGCTGCTTTGGTATCAGCTATTCGTTTTATCGAAGAAAAAGGTTTCCCGAATGCAAAAGTAGAGGATTATAAGTATTGCAATATTGAAGCCGTATTAAGAAGAGATTTCAAATCGCTTGAGTATGATTTCAATTCTATAAAATCAGTTCACGCATATAAGCTGAACAACACATTTACCATTGTTGTCGTGAATGGCACTTATTCACCGGAATTGTCAGATAAAGCGGAAGGATTTGTGTTAAGTCCGTTCGATCAAACCAACAGCACACAAACACACATTTCAAGTCTGGCTGTTCCTGACGCTGATGCTTTAGTTGCAGTTAATACCGCATTTTCAAATAACGGATTTTATCTTCAGATAAAGGGCGTTGTAAAAAAGCCAATTCATGTTATCAATATTGGTTCAGTAAAGAAGAACGCGTTTGTTAATCCTCGCCAAATGATTGTGTTGGAAAACAACGCGGAAGCTACACTTATTGAGTCATTCGTTTCTTACAATAATTCGGCAAACATTTTTACCAATCATGTATCGGAAGTAACACTAGGTGAAAACGCGAAATTGAATTCGTACCGTTTACAGTATGAAGATTTGCATTCTTTCCAGGTGAACACCACACAAGTAAAGGTAAGCCGTTACGCGAATTATGCTACTAACACCTTTACATTTGGCGGTTCGTTGGTAAGAAATAATCTGAATGTAGTGCTGGCTAGCGATTTGTGTGAAGCGCATTTGAATGGTTTGTTTGTAGCTAAAGGCAATCAGCTGATTGATAATCATACATTGGTAGATCATCAGATGCCAAACTGCCAAAGCAATGAATTATACAAAGGCATTGCCAAGGATAAATCAACCGGCATCTTCAACGGAAAAATTTATGTGCGTAAGGACGCTCAAAAAACAAATGCTTATCAAAGCAGTAAGAATATTTTATTGAGCGATGACGCTACCATTAATACAAAGCCTCAATTGGAAATTTACGCGGATGATGTAAAATGTTCGCATGGAACATCGACAGGCAAAGTAGACGAACAGGCTTTATTTTATTTAAAGGCCAGAGGAATTGGCGAGATGAGCGCGAGAAAATTATTATTGCAGGCATTTGCACAGGAAGTGATAGACAAAATTGAAATTGAAGAATTACAACATAGAGTACTGAACTTATTTGAACAACATTTAAAGTGA
- a CDS encoding DUF2480 family protein has protein sequence MSEEIVNKVANSGIVTIDLEEYYQSGERVLFDVKPLLFQELILKEKDFRDYIKNSDWSVYKDKFVAITCTNDAIVPTWAYMLVSLALEPFAKKIVFGNLDQLENELYEYSLSKIDYSQYKDARVVIKGCSNKPVPVNVYVKLTAALKPYAKSIMYGEPCSTVPLYKAKKD, from the coding sequence ATGAGCGAAGAAATTGTAAATAAAGTAGCCAATAGCGGCATCGTAACCATTGATTTGGAAGAGTATTACCAAAGTGGTGAGCGTGTATTGTTTGATGTAAAGCCGCTTTTGTTTCAGGAGTTGATTTTAAAGGAAAAAGATTTCAGAGATTATATTAAGAATAGCGACTGGAGTGTTTATAAAGACAAGTTTGTGGCAATTACTTGCACGAACGATGCCATTGTGCCAACATGGGCGTACATGCTTGTAAGTTTAGCTTTAGAACCATTTGCTAAAAAAATCGTATTCGGAAACCTCGATCAGTTGGAAAATGAATTATATGAATATTCGCTTTCGAAAATAGATTACTCTCAATATAAAGACGCGCGTGTTGTAATTAAAGGATGCAGTAACAAACCTGTACCTGTGAATGTGTATGTGAAATTAACGGCCGCGCTAAAACCATATGCAAAGAGCATCATGTACGGCGAACCTTGCAGTACTGTTCCCTTGTATAAAGCAAAAAAAGATTAG
- a CDS encoding SufE family protein, producing MSIQEIEKEIVEEFELFGDDWEGKYEHIIDLGKSLPKIKEEYKTDDRIIKGCQSKVWLHSELKEGKIVFTADSDAIITKGMVALMIRVLSNQKPEDVVSANLEFIDKIGLKEHLSPTRANGLVSMIKQMKLDALAFLNS from the coding sequence ATGAGTATTCAGGAAATTGAGAAAGAAATAGTTGAAGAGTTCGAATTGTTTGGCGACGATTGGGAAGGAAAGTATGAGCACATTATTGATTTGGGAAAATCATTGCCGAAGATAAAGGAGGAATATAAAACGGATGATAGAATTATTAAAGGTTGTCAGAGTAAAGTATGGTTACATTCAGAGCTCAAGGAAGGTAAAATTGTTTTTACTGCCGACAGTGATGCCATTATTACAAAAGGCATGGTGGCTTTAATGATTCGAGTATTAAGTAATCAAAAACCTGAGGATGTAGTGAGTGCGAATTTGGAATTTATAGATAAAATTGGATTGAAAGAACACTTATCGCCAACACGTGCAAACGGATTGGTGAGCATGATTAAACAAATGAAGTTAGATGCTTTAGCGTTTTTAAATAGTTAA
- a CDS encoding SufS family cysteine desulfurase produces MIDVNKIRADFPILNRKVNGKPLVYFDNGATTQKPKQVIDAVVNYYSEHNANIHRGVHTLSREATELFEEARKTVSKFIGAETEEIVFTAGTTDSINIVAAGLELPVGSEIIITEMEHHSNILPWQLWCEKNEGKLKVIPVEVDGTLDIGLLESLITPQTKVLAVTHVSNTLGVINPVDALIKIAKQYDLIVLVDGAQSVPHMKIDVKELGADFYVFSGHKVYAPTGTGVLWMNKQWVGKLKLSRSGGGTIKTVSFDKTDYVEGALRYEPGTPNIEGVLGLASALKYVNEIGIEKIAKHEHTLLKYATERLNEIPEVEIYANHLEKAAVISFNVKGAHPFDVGTLLDKYGIAVRTGHHCTQPLMARYKIPGTVRASFAMYNTLEEVNIFIEALQKSIKMLS; encoded by the coding sequence GTGATTGATGTAAATAAAATACGTGCCGATTTTCCTATACTCAACCGGAAGGTGAATGGAAAACCCTTGGTGTATTTCGATAATGGCGCAACTACGCAAAAGCCTAAGCAGGTTATTGACGCTGTTGTCAATTATTATTCGGAGCATAACGCTAATATTCATCGTGGCGTACATACGTTGAGTAGAGAAGCTACAGAGTTATTTGAAGAAGCGCGTAAAACAGTTTCAAAATTTATAGGAGCAGAAACAGAGGAAATTGTTTTCACCGCCGGAACAACAGACAGTATCAACATAGTTGCTGCGGGATTGGAATTGCCGGTAGGAAGTGAAATTATCATCACTGAAATGGAACATCACTCCAATATTTTGCCATGGCAATTGTGGTGTGAAAAGAATGAAGGAAAATTAAAAGTGATTCCCGTAGAGGTAGACGGCACACTGGATATTGGATTATTAGAATCTTTAATCACGCCGCAAACAAAAGTATTGGCGGTAACACATGTGTCTAATACGCTTGGTGTTATTAATCCTGTTGATGCTTTAATTAAAATTGCAAAACAATACGATTTGATTGTATTGGTTGACGGAGCGCAATCTGTTCCGCACATGAAGATTGATGTAAAAGAATTAGGCGCTGATTTTTATGTGTTCAGCGGACATAAGGTTTACGCGCCAACAGGCACAGGTGTATTGTGGATGAATAAACAGTGGGTCGGTAAATTGAAATTATCTCGCAGCGGCGGCGGTACCATTAAAACAGTAAGTTTTGATAAAACGGATTATGTAGAAGGCGCACTGCGTTATGAACCCGGCACTCCAAATATTGAAGGTGTTTTAGGATTAGCTTCTGCATTGAAGTATGTGAATGAAATTGGAATCGAAAAAATTGCCAAGCATGAACATACTTTATTGAAGTATGCAACGGAACGCCTGAATGAAATTCCGGAAGTGGAGATTTACGCCAATCATTTAGAAAAGGCAGCTGTTATTTCTTTTAACGTAAAGGGTGCGCATCCATTCGATGTAGGCACACTGCTCGATAAATACGGTATAGCCGTTCGAACCGGACATCATTGTACGCAGCCATTAATGGCGCGTTATAAAATTCCCGGAACGGTGCGAGCTTCTTTTGCGATGTACAATACATTAGAAGAGGTAAATATTTTCATTGAAGCTCTTCAGAAGAGTATAAAAATGCTAAGTTAA
- a CDS encoding iron-sulfur cluster assembly accessory protein produces MITVSEAAKEHALKLMKEDGKPEGTFIRVGVEGGGCSGLSYMLEFDNNMKDGDQAFEDKGIKIVVDRKSFLYLVGTELEYSGGLNGKGFVFKNPNASRTCGCGESFSV; encoded by the coding sequence ATGATTACAGTATCAGAAGCAGCAAAGGAACATGCGCTTAAATTAATGAAGGAAGACGGTAAGCCGGAAGGTACTTTTATTCGCGTTGGCGTGGAAGGTGGGGGTTGCTCCGGTCTATCATATATGTTAGAGTTTGATAATAACATGAAAGATGGTGATCAGGCTTTTGAAGATAAAGGCATTAAAATAGTAGTTGACCGTAAAAGCTTTTTGTATTTAGTAGGAACTGAATTAGAATATTCGGGCGGACTAAACGGAAAAGGTTTTGTATTTAAAAATCCGAACGCGTCGCGTACCTGCGGATGCGGGGAATCTTTTTCAGTATAA
- a CDS encoding four helix bundle protein codes for MAGAKSFEELEVWQVSRKLCKDIYEITNQPALSKDFALRDQIRRSAVSILSNISEGFERKGDKQFTYFLGIAKGSAGELRSQLYIALDLNYINELEFENLSASVTSVSKMIYGLMNYIKERQI; via the coding sequence ATGGCTGGTGCAAAAAGTTTTGAAGAATTGGAAGTTTGGCAGGTTTCAAGAAAACTTTGTAAGGATATATATGAGATAACTAATCAGCCCGCTTTGTCAAAGGATTTTGCTTTGAGAGATCAAATAAGAAGAAGTGCAGTATCAATACTTTCAAATATCTCTGAGGGCTTTGAAAGAAAGGGGGATAAACAGTTTACATATTTTCTTGGAATAGCAAAGGGCTCCGCAGGTGAACTTAGAAGTCAGTTGTATATTGCTTTAGATTTAAACTATATTAATGAATTGGAGTTTGAAAACTTAAGTGCGTCTGTAACATCTGTAAGTAAAATGATTTATGGATTAATGAACTATATAAAAGAAAGACAGATCTAA
- a CDS encoding HYR domain-containing protein produces the protein MIKRLLNYKKQLALAVLAIGSYNSLQAQCLGLTCSPNITVTATTGTCGAVVNYSAPAVTGTCLASTSSTFAFTGAAQSFTVPAGVNTITIETWGAQGGANWVNNTNFGGYAKGTFTVTPGEVLAIYVGGQPTTGIVGGFNGGGNGEAAGKGGGGGTDVRRGGITYNDRIIVAGGGGGAGYWSSLHVVGGQGGGLVGTDGYRDPSYASNPGGQGATQTASGYGTCSTFSVTAMAGGFGFGGSPSGCGCEGYGGGGGWYGGAGSGNCRGGGGGSGYLLPTATNTMFATGTRAGNGQVVLTYGVPPTATLTTGLPSGSGFPVGTTVQTYSVVDSFSNTATCSFSVTVIDAETPTVTCPGDVTQCISVPVSSIAPVSSFDNCSSPTITYSLSGATSGTGTANASGTSFNVGVTNVTYIATDASGNVGTCTFSVTISACTGIEAIAPLSGVKIYPNPNNGEFVVNLGTYNSNMTLEVYNVLGEKVVSEKITSETTQVKLNNKANGTYIVKIMQDNQMIYKSSIIKQ, from the coding sequence ATGATAAAACGTTTACTCAACTACAAAAAACAATTGGCTTTGGCTGTTTTAGCTATTGGCTCTTACAATTCGCTTCAAGCACAATGCTTGGGTCTTACTTGTTCACCAAACATTACAGTTACGGCTACAACCGGAACTTGTGGCGCTGTGGTTAACTACTCTGCTCCGGCGGTTACCGGAACATGCTTGGCTTCGACTTCATCTACTTTCGCCTTCACCGGTGCGGCACAATCATTTACTGTTCCTGCCGGTGTTAATACTATTACAATAGAAACATGGGGTGCACAAGGTGGTGCAAATTGGGTTAACAATACAAATTTTGGCGGTTACGCTAAAGGAACATTTACGGTTACTCCCGGAGAAGTTTTAGCAATTTATGTTGGCGGTCAACCTACAACTGGAATTGTTGGTGGATTTAACGGCGGTGGAAACGGTGAAGCTGCCGGTAAAGGCGGCGGAGGCGGAACGGATGTTCGCCGCGGTGGTATTACTTATAACGATCGTATCATTGTTGCAGGCGGTGGCGGTGGTGCAGGATACTGGAGTAGCTTACATGTTGTAGGCGGACAAGGCGGAGGATTAGTTGGTACAGATGGTTACCGTGATCCAAGCTATGCTTCAAATCCGGGCGGACAAGGTGCAACGCAAACAGCCAGCGGATACGGCACATGTTCTACTTTTAGTGTAACTGCCATGGCAGGAGGTTTTGGTTTCGGAGGTTCTCCGAGTGGGTGTGGATGTGAAGGTTATGGCGGCGGCGGCGGCTGGTATGGCGGTGCAGGAAGCGGAAACTGTCGCGGTGGTGGTGGTGGAAGCGGGTACTTATTGCCAACTGCTACTAATACCATGTTTGCAACAGGAACGCGTGCCGGTAACGGACAAGTTGTACTAACGTACGGTGTCCCTCCGACAGCAACATTAACTACAGGTTTGCCTAGCGGTTCAGGTTTTCCGGTTGGAACAACTGTTCAAACCTATTCAGTAGTTGACTCATTCAGCAATACAGCAACTTGCTCTTTCTCTGTAACAGTTATTGACGCGGAAACACCAACTGTAACGTGTCCTGGCGATGTTACGCAATGTATTTCCGTTCCGGTTTCTTCTATTGCTCCGGTTTCTTCTTTTGACAATTGTTCTAGTCCAACTATTACCTATTCATTAAGTGGCGCAACTTCAGGAACAGGAACTGCAAATGCGAGCGGCACCTCATTTAATGTGGGTGTAACCAATGTAACTTATATTGCCACTGATGCGAGCGGAAATGTTGGAACTTGTACTTTCTCTGTTACTATTTCTGCGTGTACAGGTATCGAAGCTATCGCACCACTTTCAGGCGTGAAAATTTATCCAAATCCAAACAACGGAGAGTTTGTGGTAAATCTTGGAACTTACAACAGCAACATGACATTGGAAGTTTACAATGTATTAGGTGAGAAAGTTGTAAGTGAAAAAATTACTTCTGAAACTACTCAGGTGAAATTAAACAACAAAGCAAACGGAACTTACATTGTGAAAATCATGCAAGACAATCAAATGATTTATAAGTCGAGCATTATCAAACAATAA
- a CDS encoding T9SS type A sorting domain-containing protein encodes MKKLLLSLILLSFFSKAQTYYKTIGSNKTQWDIFFAMYGVSQAEKTSSPLAPNVNYGRYVAVNDTIIAAKNYKKYYYGANTSTVNTHIGYLREDTVAKKVYYLDKTSLIEDLIFDFSLNVGDSIYLNLVPTMNPLPKGYYKVKSIQNTTIKAGIRKEFKLKHTTISSSDTLRFIESVGSIIHPLYLYKNYFGFGAFIGYPSCPFPYDLGLACKWTNNMKEFQSCTYALALSNGCFSKLDSCNYWNNCGGINELSAIKKVTLSPNPAQNHCVITLDAIQESKITADLIDISGRKIKSFFVGKLIQGENEIRLETESLESGLYFISLTGDNFRITQPLTITH; translated from the coding sequence ATGAAAAAACTTTTACTCTCACTTATCTTACTTTCATTTTTCAGTAAAGCTCAAACTTATTACAAAACTATTGGAAGTAATAAAACTCAATGGGACATTTTCTTTGCCATGTACGGTGTTAGTCAGGCTGAAAAAACAAGTAGTCCATTAGCGCCAAATGTCAATTATGGACGATACGTTGCCGTTAATGATACAATCATAGCGGCAAAAAACTATAAAAAATATTACTATGGTGCCAATACATCCACCGTTAACACCCACATTGGCTATTTACGCGAAGATACGGTTGCCAAAAAGGTTTATTATCTCGACAAAACATCATTAATTGAAGATTTGATTTTTGATTTTTCATTGAACGTTGGCGATAGCATTTACTTGAATCTCGTTCCAACTATGAATCCTTTGCCAAAAGGTTATTATAAAGTTAAATCGATACAAAACACAACTATTAAAGCAGGTATAAGGAAAGAATTTAAATTAAAACATACTACAATATCTTCAAGTGATACATTAAGATTTATTGAAAGTGTTGGAAGTATTATTCATCCGCTCTATTTATACAAAAACTATTTTGGCTTTGGTGCATTTATAGGATATCCAAGTTGTCCCTTTCCGTATGATTTGGGTTTAGCTTGTAAATGGACGAATAACATGAAGGAATTTCAAAGTTGTACTTATGCGCTTGCGCTTTCAAACGGATGCTTCTCTAAATTAGACTCCTGTAATTATTGGAATAACTGTGGTGGAATAAATGAATTAAGCGCGATTAAAAAAGTTACTTTATCACCTAATCCTGCTCAAAATCATTGTGTAATAACCCTGGATGCAATTCAGGAAAGTAAAATCACCGCCGACCTTATTGATATTAGCGGAAGAAAAATAAAGAGCTTTTTTGTTGGTAAGTTAATTCAGGGTGAAAACGAAATTCGTTTGGAAACTGAAAGTTTGGAAAGTGGTTTGTACTTTATTTCTTTAACTGGAGATAATTTTAGAATCACTCAACCACTAACGATTACTCACTAA